The proteins below are encoded in one region of Gemmatimonas sp.:
- a CDS encoding YegP family protein → MPGGFDFTTHDNGTFAFSLKSEEGASLLRSETYESKAAAENGIASVQKNSPLDERYELKESSDGRFFFNLKAGNHQVIGTSSLYKTAEDRAVAIELTKACGSTEVVKA, encoded by the coding sequence ATGCCCGGCGGGTTTGATTTCACGACCCACGACAACGGTACGTTCGCCTTTTCGCTCAAGTCCGAGGAGGGCGCCTCGCTGCTGCGCAGCGAGACCTACGAGTCGAAGGCCGCGGCCGAGAACGGGATCGCGTCAGTCCAGAAGAACAGCCCGCTCGACGAACGGTACGAGCTCAAGGAATCGTCGGATGGCCGCTTCTTCTTCAACCTGAAGGCGGGCAACCATCAGGTGATCGGCACGAGCTCGCTGTACAAGACGGCCGAAGATCGTGCGGTGGCGATCGAACTCACCAAGGCGTGCGGCAGCACCGAAGTCGTGAAGGCCTGA
- a CDS encoding D-glycerate dehydrogenase: MSTHDVRVVVTRKMPAAVEAEIASRYDALFNRTDVALTAEQMAQVLQQADVVITTVTDKWHPGIFDTTSIRTKLLANVGVGVNHIALEAARRAGIAVSNTPDVVTDDTADVAIALILMTMRRLGEGERHLRSGAWGGLRPTFMLGRTLRGKTLGIVGYGRIGRAVARIAHDAFGMHILWQAPRDPRVDDPATAGPAGAQRVDTLDELLQRSDVVSLHCPATPETRHLINAATLAHMPEHAYLVNTARGDVVDEAALAFVLKERRIAGAGLDVYEFEPSVTAELRDLENVVLLPHLGSATIETRTNMGMRALRNVDAFVAGTGLPDRVG, translated from the coding sequence GTGAGCACACACGACGTGCGGGTGGTGGTCACCCGCAAGATGCCGGCGGCCGTGGAGGCCGAGATTGCGTCGCGCTACGACGCGCTCTTCAATCGCACCGACGTGGCGCTGACGGCCGAGCAGATGGCGCAGGTGCTGCAGCAGGCCGACGTGGTGATCACCACGGTGACGGACAAGTGGCACCCGGGGATCTTCGACACCACGAGCATCCGCACCAAGCTGCTGGCCAATGTGGGGGTGGGAGTGAACCACATTGCCCTCGAGGCCGCACGCCGCGCGGGCATTGCCGTGAGCAACACGCCGGACGTGGTCACCGATGACACGGCCGACGTGGCCATCGCGCTCATTCTCATGACCATGCGGCGACTGGGTGAGGGGGAGCGGCATCTGCGCAGTGGGGCGTGGGGCGGGCTGCGCCCCACGTTCATGTTGGGACGGACGTTGCGCGGCAAGACACTGGGCATCGTGGGGTACGGCCGCATCGGTCGCGCGGTGGCCCGCATTGCCCACGACGCCTTCGGCATGCACATCCTCTGGCAGGCGCCGCGCGACCCGCGTGTGGACGACCCCGCGACGGCGGGTCCGGCAGGGGCGCAGCGCGTGGACACCCTGGACGAGTTACTGCAGCGCAGCGACGTGGTGAGCCTGCACTGTCCGGCCACGCCGGAAACGCGCCACCTCATCAATGCCGCGACGCTGGCGCACATGCCCGAGCATGCGTACCTCGTGAACACCGCGCGGGGGGATGTGGTGGACGAGGCCGCGCTGGCCTTCGTGCTCAAGGAGCGGCGCATTGCCGGCGCCGGGCTCGATGTGTACGAGTTCGAACCCAGTGTCACGGCCGAACTGCGCGACCTCGAGAACGTGGTGCTGTTGCCGCACCTTGGCAGCGCGACCATCGAGACTCGCACGAACATGGGCATGCGCGCGCTCCGCAACGTGGACGCGTTCGTGGCCGGCACTGGCCTCCCTGATCGCGTGGGGTGA
- a CDS encoding DUF2461 domain-containing protein, translating into MDSFTSFSPKALTFLRGLRKNNRKEWFEAHRTQYEQELKAPLAALIEEMDVHLATIAPEIVGSPRKSAFRIHRDVRFSKDKSPYKTHVACWFYHGDIGTRMQSEAVHGGAGFYLHVSPGECFCGGGIWMPPRPALNKIRDALVHDLAGWNDIVGDKAFRRRFGELDQEGMLTRVPRGYAADHPAAAWLRYQSFTAGAPLSDDEITSPRLPQLLARHYAAMTPFVRWLNAALGLAPRHSRL; encoded by the coding sequence ATGGACAGCTTCACGAGCTTCTCCCCCAAGGCCCTCACGTTCCTGCGCGGACTCAGGAAGAACAACCGCAAGGAGTGGTTCGAAGCGCATCGGACCCAGTACGAGCAGGAGCTCAAGGCGCCGCTGGCGGCACTCATCGAGGAGATGGACGTGCATCTGGCGACCATCGCCCCCGAGATCGTAGGCTCGCCCAGGAAGTCGGCGTTCCGCATTCACCGCGACGTGCGCTTCAGCAAGGACAAGTCGCCGTACAAGACGCACGTAGCCTGCTGGTTCTATCATGGCGACATCGGCACCCGCATGCAGAGCGAGGCGGTCCATGGCGGCGCCGGCTTCTACCTTCATGTGTCCCCGGGCGAGTGCTTCTGCGGGGGCGGTATCTGGATGCCGCCCCGTCCCGCGCTCAACAAGATCCGTGACGCGCTCGTGCACGACCTCGCGGGATGGAACGACATCGTGGGCGACAAGGCGTTTCGTCGCCGCTTCGGGGAGCTGGACCAGGAGGGGATGCTGACCCGCGTCCCGCGTGGCTATGCCGCCGATCATCCGGCCGCCGCGTGGTTGCGCTACCAGAGCTTCACCGCCGGCGCCCCACTGTCTGACGACGAGATCACCAGTCCGCGGCTGCCGCAGCTGCTGGCGCGGCACTATGCCGCCATGACCCCCTTCGTGCGCTGGCTCAACGCGGCGCTGGGGCTGGCTCCGCGCCACAGTCGACTGTAG
- a CDS encoding Rieske (2Fe-2S) protein, which produces MEIDIARVPAWGAATTEPTAVVFLQARVIVVRRDTATFTALSAECPHAGCGVSIVDRRRLLCPCHGSAFDFGGARLEGPAPSGLRQFTATVSPTSGRLLIQLD; this is translated from the coding sequence TTGGAGATTGACATTGCACGGGTGCCGGCATGGGGCGCCGCGACGACGGAGCCCACCGCGGTGGTGTTTCTGCAGGCGCGCGTCATCGTAGTGCGCCGCGATACCGCCACCTTTACGGCCCTTTCGGCCGAGTGTCCGCATGCGGGGTGCGGTGTTTCCATCGTTGACCGTCGGCGGCTGCTCTGTCCGTGCCACGGGTCGGCGTTCGATTTCGGGGGAGCGCGTCTCGAGGGGCCGGCTCCCTCGGGGCTCCGGCAGTTTACCGCCACCGTGTCACCAACCTCAGGCCGCCTGCTGATTCAACTGGACTGA
- a CDS encoding VC0807 family protein, which translates to MSKSLKLTLDILIGAAAPVLILKYGTAPLGTLPAYLTAALVPVAWVLLDLFVISRRFNFITTYGGASAVMRGALAFWYVDGALFAFKDSASYLLAFVVFGVTALMGNPVTRSIALQGLDPDTPEREQQMRRLLDEPSVRRAMTQAALLIGATNLAAGGANYLINLRMVTASFNTPAFNDQVANVNAITRIVLVLPDMLALFFAFSLMYKAMYALLPGGSEQEADAAEFWTLLKRREDAMMLTRTDAAAIADPAAEALARRQAREEFGLR; encoded by the coding sequence ATGTCGAAGTCGCTCAAGCTCACGCTGGATATCCTGATCGGCGCCGCCGCGCCGGTGCTGATTCTCAAATACGGCACCGCGCCGCTGGGCACCCTCCCGGCGTACCTCACGGCGGCGCTGGTGCCGGTGGCGTGGGTCCTGCTCGACCTCTTCGTCATCAGTCGCCGCTTCAACTTCATCACCACCTACGGCGGCGCGTCGGCCGTCATGCGCGGCGCGTTGGCGTTCTGGTACGTGGATGGCGCGCTCTTCGCCTTCAAGGACAGCGCGAGCTACCTGCTGGCGTTCGTGGTGTTCGGGGTGACGGCGCTCATGGGTAATCCGGTCACGCGCAGCATTGCCTTGCAGGGGCTCGATCCCGACACGCCAGAGCGGGAACAGCAGATGCGCCGCCTGCTCGATGAGCCGTCGGTGCGTCGGGCCATGACCCAGGCGGCGCTGCTCATCGGCGCCACCAACCTGGCGGCGGGCGGCGCGAACTACCTCATCAACCTGCGCATGGTCACGGCGTCGTTCAACACGCCCGCCTTCAACGACCAGGTGGCCAATGTCAACGCCATCACGCGTATCGTGCTGGTGCTGCCGGACATGCTCGCGCTGTTCTTCGCGTTCAGTCTCATGTACAAGGCCATGTACGCCCTGCTGCCCGGCGGCAGCGAGCAGGAGGCCGACGCGGCCGAATTCTGGACCCTGCTCAAGCGCCGCGAAGACGCCATGATGCTGACGCGCACCGATGCGGCCGCCATTGCCGATCCGGCGGCCGAGGCGCTCGCGCGGCGGCAGGCGCGCGAGGAGTTTGGGCTGCGCTGA
- a CDS encoding aminotransferase class V-fold PLP-dependent enzyme gives MAGRHFLQIPGPTPVPDRLQRAMHRQMEDHRSSAFPAFTRSILSRLPQVVHQTHGEAFVFPATGSAMWEVALVNTVNPGARLLAPRFGQFSHLFIQTARHLGYQVDVLEEPWGEAASPERIEAALAADTAHEIQGVLLVHNETATGVTSDVAAVRAAMDRAGHPALLFVDGVSSIASLDFRFDDWRVDCAITGSQKGFMLPAGLGMLFASPKALARVEACTTPRAYFDLRAMRANNAQGYFPSTPALSLLYGLDEALTMLLEEGMDNVARRHRYLATGVRAAVKAWGLRECAQRPQIASDSLTAVLVPADKDARTVIDLAFRRYDIALGSGLSEVAGKVFRIGHLGDMNALTLAGALAGTEMALADAGFDITLGSGVGAALAQWRVPA, from the coding sequence ATGGCTGGACGTCATTTCCTGCAGATCCCCGGGCCGACACCCGTACCCGACCGCCTTCAGCGGGCAATGCACCGCCAGATGGAGGATCATCGCTCGTCGGCCTTCCCGGCGTTCACGCGCAGCATTCTCTCGCGGCTGCCGCAGGTGGTGCACCAGACGCACGGTGAGGCGTTCGTTTTTCCGGCGACCGGCTCGGCCATGTGGGAGGTGGCGCTGGTCAACACGGTCAACCCCGGCGCGCGTCTGCTTGCGCCGCGCTTCGGGCAGTTTTCGCATCTCTTCATCCAGACCGCGCGCCACTTGGGCTATCAGGTGGATGTGCTCGAGGAACCCTGGGGCGAGGCTGCCAGCCCCGAGCGCATCGAGGCGGCGCTCGCGGCGGACACGGCACACGAGATTCAGGGTGTGCTGCTCGTGCACAACGAAACCGCGACCGGGGTCACCAGCGACGTGGCCGCGGTGCGCGCGGCCATGGACCGCGCCGGGCATCCCGCCCTGCTGTTCGTCGATGGCGTGAGTTCCATCGCCAGTCTCGATTTCCGCTTCGATGACTGGCGGGTGGACTGCGCCATTACGGGCTCGCAGAAAGGCTTCATGCTGCCGGCGGGGCTGGGCATGCTGTTCGCGAGCCCCAAGGCGCTGGCGCGCGTGGAGGCGTGCACCACACCGCGCGCCTACTTCGACCTGCGCGCCATGCGCGCGAACAACGCCCAGGGCTATTTCCCCAGCACCCCGGCGCTTTCCCTGCTGTACGGCCTTGACGAGGCGCTCACGATGCTGCTCGAGGAGGGGATGGACAACGTCGCCCGGCGCCACCGCTACCTGGCCACCGGCGTGCGCGCCGCGGTGAAGGCGTGGGGGCTGCGCGAATGCGCGCAGCGCCCACAAATCGCGTCCGATTCGCTCACCGCCGTGCTCGTCCCGGCAGACAAGGATGCGCGCACCGTCATCGATCTGGCCTTCCGGCGCTACGACATCGCGCTTGGCAGCGGGCTGAGTGAAGTGGCGGGGAAGGTGTTCCGCATCGGGCACCTTGGTGACATGAACGCACTCACGCTGGCCGGTGCGCTGGCGGGAACGGAAATGGCACTCGCCGATGCCGGCTTCGACATCACGCTGGGCAGTGGTGTGGGCGCGGCCCTGGCGCAGTGGCGGGTGCCGGCGTGA
- a CDS encoding alkaline phosphatase PhoX, with protein MSIRALSIRTALATACSAALVACGDDTTGIATPNSSIQAVALKNQSVTPPLLKSLVSGVEIYSLVSSDDRLPGSPNFVFGGSADGAGFIRNADGSFTLLTNHEDNFAVSRIRFDRELKPLSGDYVVNSTAGRYRLCSATLATVEEHGFSAFITAGESNEESEILAVDPQGPANTPKYLAGFGRFNTENAVPLPRVAYPNRTVIVIGDDDSGVEGGQIAMYLSNTVGDLDNGNLYVLARSDNNTRERDMAVGQSYPVEFRQIRNQRTLTGRQINQEGATLNAIRFARVEDVDYRKGSATNNRELYFVATGQNNTGVNSDYGRTKYGRAYRLRLSESDPLRGTLEVIADGDDRTGPARLFQNPDNVYVGQNFVYIQEDDNGYGDETHDAYIYQYNIATREMRPVLEMDHRRTQPDAALYNAVGARPAGKAGWEYGAMIDVSPMLGQNDTFIIALQPHSWRADKYRGVDGGTLRPNENQASMMVVVKGLPR; from the coding sequence ATGTCCATTCGCGCTCTCTCCATTCGTACCGCGCTCGCTACCGCTTGTAGCGCCGCCCTGGTCGCCTGCGGCGACGATACCACCGGCATCGCCACGCCCAACAGCAGCATTCAGGCCGTTGCCCTCAAGAATCAGTCGGTCACGCCGCCGCTCCTCAAGTCGCTGGTGTCGGGTGTCGAGATCTACAGCCTCGTGAGCAGCGATGACCGGCTGCCGGGATCGCCCAACTTCGTGTTCGGTGGTTCTGCGGACGGCGCCGGCTTCATTCGCAATGCCGACGGTTCGTTTACCCTGCTCACGAACCACGAAGACAACTTCGCCGTATCGCGCATCCGCTTCGATCGTGAGCTCAAGCCGCTCTCGGGCGACTACGTGGTGAACTCCACCGCCGGCCGCTATCGCCTCTGCTCGGCCACGCTCGCGACGGTGGAAGAGCACGGGTTCAGCGCCTTCATCACCGCCGGCGAAAGCAACGAGGAGTCGGAGATTCTCGCCGTGGACCCGCAGGGTCCGGCCAACACGCCCAAGTACCTCGCCGGCTTCGGGCGCTTCAATACCGAAAACGCCGTCCCGCTGCCGAGGGTAGCCTACCCCAACCGCACCGTCATTGTCATCGGCGACGATGACTCGGGCGTGGAAGGCGGGCAGATCGCCATGTACCTGTCCAACACGGTCGGCGATCTCGACAACGGCAACCTGTACGTACTGGCCCGCAGCGACAACAACACGCGGGAGCGCGACATGGCGGTGGGACAGTCGTATCCGGTGGAGTTCCGCCAGATTCGCAACCAGCGCACGCTCACCGGACGCCAGATCAATCAGGAAGGCGCCACACTCAACGCCATCCGCTTCGCGCGCGTGGAAGACGTGGACTATCGCAAGGGGTCGGCCACGAACAACCGCGAGCTGTACTTCGTGGCCACGGGGCAGAACAACACGGGCGTGAACTCCGACTACGGCCGTACCAAGTATGGCCGCGCCTATCGCCTGCGCCTCAGCGAATCCGATCCGCTGCGCGGCACGCTGGAAGTGATCGCCGATGGTGACGACCGTACGGGGCCGGCCCGCCTGTTCCAGAACCCCGACAACGTGTACGTGGGCCAGAACTTCGTCTACATCCAGGAAGACGACAACGGCTACGGCGACGAGACGCACGACGCCTACATCTACCAGTACAACATCGCCACGCGCGAGATGCGGCCGGTGCTCGAGATGGATCACCGTCGCACGCAGCCCGACGCGGCGCTGTACAACGCCGTCGGTGCGCGTCCGGCGGGCAAGGCGGGGTGGGAGTACGGCGCCATGATCGACGTGTCGCCGATGCTGGGGCAGAACGACACGTTCATCATCGCCCTGCAGCCGCACTCGTGGCGCGCCGACAAGTATCGTGGTGTGGACGGCGGGACGCTCCGCCCGAACGAGAACCAGGCCAGCATGATGGTGGTCGTGAAGGGGCTCCCGCGCTGA
- a CDS encoding Uma2 family endonuclease → MAMPALMPRVWTAAEVQALPDDPSHRYECVDGELLVSPTPRLAHQGAVSALGFLLESLVRPAGVGTVFVAPSEWMLDPRTLVQSDLYVVPLTDGRRPRTYEERTEALLFVEILSPSTARFDRVVKRGRYQRAGIEYWIVDLDSRLVERWLPHDERPSIHADRIEWQPTGAERAFVIDLGPFFTEVLGPA, encoded by the coding sequence ATGGCCATGCCCGCGCTCATGCCCCGTGTCTGGACCGCCGCCGAGGTGCAGGCGCTGCCGGACGATCCGTCGCACCGCTACGAGTGCGTGGACGGGGAACTGCTGGTGAGCCCCACGCCACGCCTCGCCCATCAGGGCGCCGTGTCGGCGCTCGGCTTCTTGCTCGAATCGCTCGTCCGCCCGGCGGGGGTGGGCACGGTGTTCGTGGCGCCGTCGGAGTGGATGCTCGACCCCCGGACACTGGTCCAGTCGGATCTCTACGTGGTGCCGCTCACGGACGGCCGCCGCCCGCGCACCTACGAGGAGCGCACCGAGGCGCTGCTGTTCGTCGAGATCCTGTCACCGAGCACGGCCCGGTTCGATCGGGTGGTGAAGCGGGGTCGCTACCAACGGGCCGGCATCGAGTACTGGATCGTCGATCTCGACTCGCGGCTGGTGGAACGGTGGCTGCCGCACGACGAACGCCCGAGCATCCACGCCGACCGGATCGAGTGGCAGCCGACCGGCGCGGAGCGGGCGTTCGTCATCGACCTCGGGCCGTTCTTCACCGAGGTCCTCGGCCCCGCCTGA
- a CDS encoding cytochrome c peroxidase codes for MKTFRISSRLLAGVLVAACVAPATDTPSTTSTGAAEPRAMQVVGIWRSGLDTLALRTAQLDSAAARLAEPDGVERARNAFVAARRAFKLVELGLEYYTPSTARNMNGPALPEVEETEGPEAVFPPTGFQVIEEILYGEDPVGDAERLTQETATLRQLVTRASTMMAAQQSTDDHVRDAAKLEVARIVTLGITGFDSPVAGHSLAEADAALEGLVRTLAPYRSEAGNWTRFDTLVSAARGVLTAGASRETFDHFAFIVDHANPLARALRDTRAALGIETPTERRAFRMEAATVFDSNAFDVMAFAPLDAPPMTEAQVTLGRQLFHDTRLSGDGRRACSSCHLPEKAFTDGLKVNAARGGAPLSRNTPTVINAGLQVGVFSDLRTTYLEDQVTDVVENVDEMHGSLDATAATLARDASLAAQFRAAFAEEPTRGDTLVTAARIRTALAAYQRSLSRLDSPVDRALRGEVGALSADERLGFNVFVGKGKCATCHFLPLTNGTVPPMYQKAEVEVLGVPSRAVTANATVDPDIGRHRLTRAEPHKHAFRTPSIRNVALTAPYMHNGVYRTLEEVVDFYDRGGGAGIGIALDNQTLPSDALKLTAREKRALVAFMRALTDTTGTGRR; via the coding sequence ATGAAGACCTTTCGTATTTCCTCGCGGTTGCTTGCCGGCGTGCTGGTCGCGGCCTGCGTGGCTCCCGCCACCGACACGCCCTCGACCACGTCGACCGGCGCGGCCGAACCACGCGCCATGCAGGTCGTCGGCATCTGGCGCTCCGGACTCGACACGCTGGCCCTGCGCACGGCGCAGCTCGACAGCGCGGCGGCCCGCCTCGCCGAACCCGACGGCGTCGAACGCGCGCGAAACGCCTTCGTGGCTGCGCGGCGCGCCTTCAAGCTCGTGGAGCTGGGCCTCGAGTACTACACGCCGTCCACGGCGCGCAACATGAACGGCCCCGCGCTCCCAGAAGTCGAAGAGACGGAGGGGCCGGAGGCGGTGTTTCCACCCACCGGCTTTCAGGTCATCGAGGAGATCCTGTACGGCGAGGACCCCGTCGGTGATGCCGAACGGTTGACGCAGGAAACGGCCACCCTGCGGCAACTCGTGACCCGCGCGTCCACCATGATGGCGGCGCAGCAGTCCACCGACGACCACGTCCGGGATGCCGCCAAGCTCGAGGTCGCCCGTATCGTGACGCTCGGCATCACCGGGTTCGATTCGCCGGTGGCAGGGCACTCACTCGCCGAGGCCGACGCGGCGCTCGAAGGGCTCGTGCGCACCCTCGCGCCCTACCGGAGCGAGGCGGGTAACTGGACGCGGTTCGACACGCTCGTGAGCGCCGCGCGCGGAGTGCTGACGGCCGGTGCTTCGCGGGAAACGTTCGACCACTTCGCGTTCATCGTGGACCATGCCAACCCGCTGGCGCGGGCACTTCGCGACACGCGGGCCGCGCTCGGCATCGAGACGCCGACCGAGCGTCGTGCCTTCCGCATGGAGGCGGCCACGGTCTTCGACTCGAACGCCTTCGATGTGATGGCGTTCGCCCCGCTCGATGCCCCGCCCATGACCGAGGCGCAGGTAACGCTGGGCCGGCAGCTCTTCCACGACACGCGGCTCTCGGGCGACGGCCGGCGCGCCTGCAGTTCGTGTCACCTGCCGGAGAAGGCGTTCACCGATGGTCTCAAGGTGAACGCGGCACGCGGTGGCGCCCCGCTGTCCCGCAACACGCCCACGGTGATCAACGCCGGGCTGCAGGTGGGCGTCTTTTCCGACCTACGCACCACGTACCTCGAGGACCAGGTGACCGACGTGGTGGAGAACGTGGACGAGATGCATGGCAGTCTCGATGCCACGGCCGCGACGCTGGCGCGAGATGCTTCGCTGGCGGCGCAGTTCCGCGCAGCCTTCGCCGAAGAGCCGACGCGCGGGGATACCCTCGTGACGGCGGCGCGCATCCGCACGGCGCTCGCCGCCTACCAGCGCAGCCTCTCGCGCCTCGACTCACCGGTGGACCGCGCGCTGCGTGGCGAGGTGGGCGCCCTCTCCGCCGACGAGCGGCTAGGCTTCAATGTGTTCGTGGGCAAGGGCAAGTGCGCCACCTGTCACTTCCTGCCGCTCACCAACGGTACGGTGCCGCCCATGTACCAGAAGGCCGAGGTGGAAGTGCTGGGGGTGCCGTCGCGCGCCGTGACCGCCAACGCCACGGTGGACCCGGACATCGGGCGCCATCGCCTGACACGCGCGGAGCCGCACAAACACGCGTTCCGCACGCCGTCCATCCGCAACGTGGCGCTCACTGCGCCGTACATGCACAACGGCGTGTACCGGACGCTCGAGGAGGTCGTGGACTTCTACGACCGGGGTGGCGGCGCCGGCATCGGCATCGCGCTCGACAACCAGACGCTGCCTTCTGACGCGCTCAAGCTCACGGCCCGGGAGAAGCGCGCGCTGGTGGCGTTCATGCGTGCCCTGACCGACACCACCGGCACCGGTCGTCGGTGA
- a CDS encoding alpha/beta hydrolase-fold protein yields MLIAGLDPSLHPTPPVPATAGSLLHFPEIRSRFLEQPHDVIVCLPPGYHEQPHRRYPVLYLHDGQNVFDDLPLSPFGVQWGVDTTARALVHARVIEPLIIVAVGNAGRDRIDEFTPTRDNMHDAGGLADRYGQMLVYEIKPWVDHSWRTRRTARDTAVAGSSLGGLLSLHLGLTHPAIFGKVGLLSPSVWWDDRWIVRQLAAGGRRPDLRIWLDVGTGEARMLKGTRLLYRMLLRKGWRIGTDLHYMEAEGALHDERAWGERAGLFLRFLFPAHP; encoded by the coding sequence GTGCTGATCGCCGGCCTTGACCCCTCGCTGCACCCGACCCCGCCCGTTCCCGCGACGGCGGGGTCGCTGCTGCATTTTCCGGAGATCCGCTCCCGCTTTCTGGAGCAGCCGCACGACGTCATCGTCTGTCTGCCCCCGGGCTACCACGAGCAACCGCACCGTCGGTACCCCGTGCTGTATCTGCACGACGGGCAGAATGTCTTCGACGACCTGCCGCTGTCCCCCTTCGGCGTGCAATGGGGCGTGGACACCACGGCGCGCGCCCTCGTGCACGCGCGCGTCATCGAACCGCTCATCATCGTCGCCGTGGGCAATGCGGGGCGTGATCGCATCGACGAGTTCACCCCCACGCGCGACAACATGCACGATGCCGGGGGGCTGGCCGATCGCTATGGCCAGATGCTGGTGTACGAGATCAAGCCCTGGGTGGACCACAGCTGGCGCACGCGGCGCACCGCACGGGACACGGCGGTGGCGGGCAGTTCACTGGGCGGGCTGCTCAGTCTGCATCTCGGGCTCACCCATCCGGCCATCTTCGGCAAGGTGGGGTTGCTGAGCCCCAGCGTGTGGTGGGATGACCGCTGGATCGTGCGGCAGCTCGCCGCCGGCGGGCGGCGTCCCGACCTGCGCATCTGGCTCGACGTGGGCACCGGTGAGGCACGCATGCTGAAGGGCACACGGCTCCTGTACCGCATGCTGCTGCGCAAGGGATGGCGCATTGGCACCGACCTGCACTACATGGAAGCCGAGGGTGCGCTGCATGATGAACGCGCGTGGGGGGAACGGGCGGGGCTGTTCCTGCGCTTTCTCTTTCCGGCGCACCCCTGA